A genomic window from Gambusia affinis linkage group LG16, SWU_Gaff_1.0, whole genome shotgun sequence includes:
- the acyp1 gene encoding acylphosphatase-1, giving the protein MSGEGLISVDYEIFGKVQGVFFRKYTQAEGTKLGVVGWVQNTEAGTVKGQLQGPSSKVEKMQEWLKVTGSPKSCINKAEFKNKKTIESLEYSSFSIIK; this is encoded by the exons ATGTCCGGTGAAGGCTTAATTTCGGTGGATTATGAAATTTTTGGCAAGGTGCAAGGAGTATTTTTTCGAAAATACACACAA GCTGAAGGGACAAAGCTTGGTGTAGTTGGATGGGTCCAAAACACAGAAGCAGGAACCGTGAAGGGGCAGCTACAAGGTCCATCCAGCAAGGTGGAAAAAATGCAAGAGTGGTTGAAAGTTACAGGGAGCCCCAAGTCCTGCATCAACAAGGCCGAGTTCAAGAACAAGAAAACTATTGAGAGCCTAGAGTACTCCTCTTTCAGTATAATCAAATGA
- the LOC122845982 gene encoding C-type lectin domain family 4 member E-like encodes MEWQQNFNRDGPLCGQRGSVFGNYKVIIVCLGLLNAMLFISAVVLGVKCAQAKQASLQVSHSAVISEVTFLRSNHSDVITAEKQAWRALANAIKNHTQLKEQIEQKKIINDGYQKQVEALQVEKTHLQGNISALGSSCGKCPLGWLIFNSRCYFFSYTESTTVKKNWYKSREDCIKRGADLVVIDNQQEQEFISHTINNMRSGRDVWASGFWIGLTDMETEGTWVWLNNVTEVEQRYWMDGEPNDMRTGEDCGVAVYSDENPWKTRYDSACPHRQLQWICEINQS; translated from the exons ATGGAGTGGCaacaaaacttcaacagagaTGGACCTCTCTGTGGACAAA GAGGATCTGTATTTGGAAACTACAAAGTGATCATTGTGTGTCTTGGACTGCTGAATGCCATGTTATTCATATCTGCCGTTGTTCTTGGTGTTAAAT GCGCTCAAGCCAAACAAGCCTCTCTCCAGGTTTCACACTCTGCGGTCATCAGTGAGGTCACTTTTCTTCGCAGCAACCACAGCGATGTGATCACAGCTGAAAAGCAAGCCTGGAGAGCATTGGCAAACGCaataaaaaatcacacacaacTAAAGGAGCAAATTGAGCAGAAAAAGATCATCAATGATGGATATCAGAAGCAGGTGGAAGCTCTGCAAGTGGAGAAGACACACCTACAGGGCAACATATCGGCTTTAG GTTCATCTTGTGGCAAATGTCCTCTCGGATGGCTTATTTTCAACTCGAGATgctatttcttttcttacacTGAGTCCACTACTGTGAAGAAGAACTGGTATAAAAGCAGAGAGGACTGCATCAAACGTGGTGCAGATCTTGTTGTGATTGACAACCAGCAGGAGCAG GAATTTATCAGTCATACTATTAATAATATGAGAAGTGGCCGAGATGTCTGGGCAAGTGGATTCTGGATTGGCCTCACAGATATGGAGACAGAGGGGACTTGGGTTTGGCTTAATAATGTCACGGAGGTCGAACAAAG GtattggatggatggagaacCAAATGACATGCGCACAGGAGAGGACTGCGGTGTTGCAGTTTACAGCGATGAGAATCCTTGGAAGACACGCTATGACAGTGCCTGTCCTCACAGACAGTTACAGTGGATATGTGAAATCAACCAAAGCTGA
- the LOC122845837 gene encoding uncharacterized protein LOC122845837 translates to MLTSDEHRMNFTRQYDFQNQCSSGDVQCDFVFKKKVDGVNHPFPNKAIIHRRVPRKQVPLGLDDFKKICISTQERNNFLPEKCHSDVIRNTTESRKTSRRMPSGELEMDGEIYAKERKLLEKLGKVEQTIRKSIQYDCGDTQTGDVFKGRFEGQHSEESKQKKPQKSKISHFMDTKEADCHGNFTRSRNKENPRTGDQMRNTYEVQQASGEVSKQSVKCIILHAKEPLRGKTIGEKHCKMWEEVDEKHSEQNQPFLGNTTWTREKKYRKMLQKSPNGSGDKQNIHQKSVLKPVHRMATETQRREERKLSKESAPPLVSNWSQKSKDQQVAELTETFMADDSSKFFPCKTCNRMFRSERLETHTQICTKLKRSRPVYNTSAYRKKGIK, encoded by the coding sequence ATGCTCACCAGTGATGAACACAGGATGAATTTCACAAGACAATATGACTTTCAAAACCAGTGCAGCTCTGGAGATGTACAGTGTGATTTTGTCTTTAAGAAGAAAGTAGATGGAGTGAATCATCCATTTCCAAACAAGGCTATAATTCACAGACGAGTACCTAGGAAACAAGTCCCTCTTGGTTTGGatgattttaagaaaatttgtatttcaaCACAAGAAAGGAACAATTTTTTGCCTGAAAAATGTCATTCTGATGTCATCAGAAATACCACAGAATCAAGGAAAACCTCCCGAAGAATGCCCAGTGGAGAGCTGGAGATGGATGGAGAAATTTATGCCAAAGAGCGAAAACTGCTGGAGAAGCTGGGGAAGGTAGAACAAACAATAAGGAAATCAATCCAGTATGACTGTGGAGACACACAAACAGGTGATGTGTTCAAGGGCAGATTTGAGGGGCAACACAGTGaagaaagcaaacagaaaaaacctcaaaaatccAAGATATCTCACTTTATGGACACAAAAGAAGCAGACTGTCATGGCAACTTTACCAGatcaagaaataaagaaaatcccAGGACTGGAGATCAAATGAGAAACACATATGAAGTACAGCAGGCCAGTGGGGAAGTCAGTAAACAAAGTGTGAAATGTATAATCCTGCATGCAAAAGAACCCCTCAGAGGAAAAACTATAGGtgaaaaacattgcaaaatGTGGGAAGAAGTAGATGAAAAACACAGTGAACAAAACCAGCCTTTCCTGGGCAACACAACTTGGACGAGAGAGAAGAAATACAGAAAGATGCTTCAAAAGAGTCCCAATGGTTCAGGTGATAAGCAGAACATACACCAGAAGAGTGTTCTTAAACCTGTTCATAGAATGGCCACCGAAACccaaagaagagaagaaagaaaactgtctaAAGAATCAGCTCCACCACTGGTTTCCAACTGGTCTCAAAAAAGCAAAGACCAACAAGTGGCAGAGCTCACAGAGACTTTTATGGCCGATGACAGCTCGAAGTTTTTTCCCTGCAAAACCTGCAACAGGATGTTCCGAAGTGAACGGCTGGAGACACATACCCAGATCTGTACAAAGCTGAAAAGATCTCGTCCAGTTTATAACACATCTGCTTATAGgaagaaaggaataaaataa
- the LOC122845836 gene encoding serine/threonine-protein kinase Nek9 codes for MSLEEYERHFDSLNSDLGGGSVVSERSASGTFNGEEEKLHYIPIRILGKGAFGEATLYRRTEDNSLVVWKEVDLNSLSEKTRRDVMNEISILSILEHNNIIAYFNHFMDKNTLLIEMEYCNGGNLNDKIIQQRGKLFSEEIVIWYLYQITSAVAYIHKAGVIHRDIKTLNIFLTKTNLMKLGDYGLAKKLDSEFSMAETCVGTPYYMSPELCQGAKYNFKSDIWAMGCVLFEVLTLRKTFDATNPLNLCVKIVQGNWTMDVNTDCYTSGLIQLVYECLNQDPTKRPTADEILDQPIISCLRQELEERVVMLNSAMKKPKLNTASETPVAVVTTRSREVYYWGGGKFTPQKLDSFKAGSSPQHVCAGENHFAVVTVEKELYTWADVQGGAKMVGQLGHGDQASYRQPKRLEKLQGKAIRQVACGADFTACVTDEDQLYMFGSDYYGCIGVDRDMGNEVLEPVLLVFFEERRVRQVSCGDNHVVVLTQNGSIYSWGCGEYGRLGLECEDDFSSPMKVEVPRGASISSVSCGSDGTFFLTEMGKVLACGNNDFNKLGLNQGISGIKNHSGEAYQGIPYITTLTLVKQLSRFKIQVIAPGKTHTAAIDERGRLITFGCNKYGQLGVKDFKRHQGVQVLVGPFGGKTVSKVSCGDGFTIAATEDSQIFAWGNAGNGRLGMPADKGFGSEVCPAMPRPIFGSLHHVPDLSCRGWYTIIIMEKVLNSKTIRSNSSGISIGLGQEALTSMEDLDVEPGLETECRDGSLGGTREVNTEDLLEAPMMTFGNQTGDSSCPLWLRKELEDAEFIPMPDESEQSDQGQLASFSKSVTQPYEELKELKAAAEAVTNETRRMSYDKVKCLDGGTNGEYGACCKASSEVAQLKETLAHQEKRIEVLEKQIKEQQKENERLWAAINRSKLQEKDRDRNGNRRSEPMSSKGGSGRRSGFTNHGGRSAGASV; via the exons ATGTCTCTGGAGGAGTATGAGAGACATTTCGACTCGCTAAACTCGGATTTAGGCGGCGGGTCTGTGGTCAGCGAGCGATCAGCTTCAGGCACATTTAATGGCGAGGAGGAGAAACTGCATTACATTCCTATCAGGATCCTCGGAAAGGGGGCGTTTGGTGAAGCTACTCTGTACAGAAGAACAGAG gATAATTCCCTCGTTGTGTGGAAGGAGGTGGACCTGAACTCGCTCTCGGAAAAGACGCGCCGAGATGTCATGAATGAAATAAGCATCCTCTCCATACTGGAGCACAACAACATCATAGCATACTTTAATCACTTCATGGATAAAAACACTCTGCTGATTGAGATGGAGTACTGCAAtg GAGGAAATCTGAATGACAAAATCATccagcagagaggaaaacttTTCTCCGAAGAG ATTGTTATATGGTACTTGTACCAAATCACCTCAGCAGTGGCCTACATTCACAAGGCTGGGGTCATACACAG AGATATCAAAACTCTGAATATTTTCCTAACAAAAACCAACCTCATGAAACTGGGAGATTATGGCCTTGCAAAGAAGCTAGACTCTGAGTTTTCAATGGCAGAGACA TGTGTGGGAACTCCTTATTACATGTCACCTGAACTATGCCAGGGTGCGAAGTACAACTTCAAGTCAGACATTTGGGCCATGGGTTGTGTCCTCTTTGAAGTCTTGACTCTTAGAAAGACATTTGATGCCACG AACCCTTTAAACCTCTGCGTTAAAATCGTCCAAGGAAACTGGACCATGGATGTGAACACAGATTGTTACACCAGTGGATTGATCCAGTTAGTGTACGAGTGCCTCAATCAA gatCCTACAAAGAGGCCAACAGCTGATGAAATCCTGGACCAGCCTATCATCTCCTGCCTCCGACA GGAGCTTGAGGAGCGAGTTGTTATGCTGAATTCGGCAATGAAGAAACCTAA GCTGAACACAGCGAGTGAAACTCCTGTTGCCGTCGTGACGACACGCTCACGGGAGGTTTATTACTGGGGAGGAGGGAAATTCACCCCCCAGAAACTCGACTCGTTCAAAGCTGGCAGCAGCCCCCAACATGTGTGTGCAGGAGAAAATCATTTTGCAGTGGTGACTGTGGAAAAGGAGCTGTACACATGGGCT GATGTGCAAGGAGGAGCAAAGATGGTGGGCCAGCTGGGGCACGGGGACCAGGCGTCGTACCGGCAGCCAAAGAGGTTGGAGAAGCTTCAGGGGAAGGCAATCCGGCAGGTTGCATGTGGGGCCGACTTCACTGCCTGTGTAACGG ACGAAGATCAGCTGTACATGTTCGGGTCAGACTATTACGGCTGCATTGGTGTTGATCGTGATATGGGCAATGAAGTTTTGGAGCCGGTGCTTCTGGTGTTTTTCGAGGAGCGTCGTGTCCGCCAGGTTTCCTGTGGAGACAACCATGTTGTGGTGCTGACCCAGAACGGTAGCATCTACTCATGGGGCTGTGGAGAGTACG GGCGTCTCGGCCTAGAGTGTGAGGATGATTTCTCCTCTCCGATGAAA gtGGAAGTTCCTAGAGGTGCCAGCATTTCCTCAGTATCATGTGGCAGCGATGGCACCTTCTTTCTAACAGAGATGGGGAAAGTGTTGGCATGTGGAAACAATGATTTCAACAAGCTGGGGTTGAACCAGGGCATCTCTGGTATCAAAAACCACTCAGGAGAG GCTTACCAGGGGATACCATACATCACCACTCTAACCTTGGTCAAACAGCTGTCCCGCTTCAAAATCCAAGTCATAGCTCCTGGGAAGACCCATACAGCTGCCATTGATG AACGAGGTCGTCTGATCACTTTTGGTTGCAACAAGTACGGGCAGCTAGGTGTGAAAGACTTCAAGCGCCACCAAGGTGTCCAGGTCCTTGTTGGACCATTTGGAGGGAAGACTGTAAGCAAAGTGTCTTGTGGAGATGGATTCACCATTGCAGCCACTGAAG ACAGCCAGATCTTTGCATGGGGAAATGCAGGAAATGGGAGACTTGGAATGCCTGCAGATAAAGGATTTGGTTCCGAGGTTTGCCCTGCCATGCCAAGGCCAATATTTGGTTCCCTTCACCATGTACCTGACCTCTCCTGCCGTGGCTGGTATACCATTATCATAATGG aaaaagtgCTCAACTCGAAAACCATCCGTTCAAACAGCAGTGGAATATCAATTG GGCTTGGTCAGGAGGCGTTGACGTCAATGGAGGACCTGGACGTAGAGCCTGGATTGGAAACAGAATGTCGTGACGGTAGTCTTGGGGGAACTCGAGAAGTAAACACAGAGGACCTCCTAGAAGCACCAATGATGACATTTGGAAACCAAACTGGGGACAGTTCTTGTCCTCTGTGGCTTAGAAAG GAACTTGAGGATGCAGAATTTATCCCAATGCCAGATGAGTCTGAACAGTCTGATCAAGGCCAGCTCGCCTCCTTTTCTAAAAGCGTAACTCAGCCGTATGAAGAGCTGAAAGAGCTCAAGGCAGCAGCAGAAGCTGTTACCAACGAG ACAAGACGGATGAGCTACgacaaagtaaaatgtttggatgGGGGCACAAATGGAGAATATGGTGCCTGCTGCAAAGCAAGCAGTGAGGTGGCTCAG CTGAAAGAAACACTTGCCCATCAAGAGAAGAGGATTGAAGTGCTTGAGAAACag ATCAAGGAGCAGCAGAAGGAAAACGAACGGCTTTGGGCAGCAATCAATCGCTCCAAGCTGCAGGAAAAAGATCGAGACAGAAACGGAAACCGTCGTTCTGAACCAATGTCGAGCAAAGGAGGGAGTGGGAGAAGATCTGGATTTACAAATCACGGCGGCAGATCAGCTGGAGCCAGCGTGTGA